A genomic segment from Syntrophotalea acetylenivorans encodes:
- a CDS encoding thiol-disulfide oxidoreductase DCC family protein — protein MGRSPKILFPLTVFYDGNCPVCSREIFHYRPLNRAGRLDFIDISAPSFDAAARGLDQAALMKAMHVQDAAGRLYLGVDAFRALWLGLPGLRYRCLSQLLGLPGVHLLAVLGYRVFARFRHLLPRRCRGMNNGVAILSPPSVKRREFIAIACGLGYRVEQVDGGLKAALQEPRSPLGDH, from the coding sequence ATGGGTCGGTCCCCCAAAATTCTTTTTCCATTGACCGTTTTTTACGATGGTAACTGCCCCGTCTGCTCGCGGGAGATTTTTCACTACCGGCCCTTGAATCGAGCCGGCCGGCTTGACTTTATCGATATCAGCGCGCCTTCCTTTGATGCAGCAGCTCGGGGACTGGATCAGGCGGCGTTGATGAAGGCCATGCATGTGCAGGATGCCGCGGGCCGTCTTTACCTGGGGGTAGATGCCTTTCGTGCCCTGTGGTTGGGGCTTCCCGGACTTCGTTATCGGTGCCTGAGCCAATTGCTCGGCTTGCCGGGCGTGCACCTGTTGGCGGTTCTCGGTTACCGGGTTTTTGCCCGGTTTCGCCACCTGCTTCCCCGCCGTTGCCGCGGGATGAATAACGGGGTTGCTATTTTGTCGCCCCCGTCGGTGAAAAGACGTGAATTCATTGCAATTGCCTGCGGCCTGGGATATCGTGTCGAGCAAGTTGACGGCGGCTTGAAAGCCGCATTACAAGAGCCAAGGAGCCCGTTAGGTGATCATTAA
- the grxC gene encoding glutaredoxin 3: protein MKRVEIYTKDHCPYCHRAKDLLESKNVPFVEYDVSTDSVKEQEMRQRSGRMTVPEIFIDDTLIGGCDDLFALETSGNLDDHLGI, encoded by the coding sequence ATGAAACGGGTCGAAATTTACACCAAAGATCATTGTCCATACTGCCATCGGGCCAAGGACTTGCTGGAAAGCAAGAATGTGCCCTTCGTCGAATACGACGTCAGCACCGATTCCGTCAAGGAGCAGGAGATGCGCCAGCGTTCCGGGCGCATGACGGTACCGGAGATCTTCATTGACGACACCCTGATCGGCGGCTGCGACGATCTCTTCGCCTTAGAGACATCGGGCAATCTGGATGACCACCTGGGTATCTAG
- a CDS encoding J domain-containing protein translates to MEKTCYQLLAVSPEAGYDEIRRAFRRQARRCHPDTAAPDMADEDLFQEILAAYRTLSSPLKRASYDAQLSSARSAGSDSFLQKLRELCRSRRRWLNPFFRFVASASVARTTPVRNGPPPVKVRARYHSSGPTFGQVLAARQQAEYSSYVLCEDGIIRPKNRLGAARRKRPLPPHRPKSAVVLRSWWGVLLLLLVGVWEMFRR, encoded by the coding sequence ATGGAGAAGACCTGTTACCAGCTCCTCGCGGTGTCTCCCGAAGCCGGTTACGATGAAATTCGGAGGGCTTTCCGTCGCCAAGCCAGACGTTGCCATCCTGATACGGCAGCGCCAGACATGGCGGATGAAGACCTCTTCCAAGAGATTCTGGCCGCTTACCGAACCCTTAGTTCCCCATTAAAACGAGCGAGTTACGATGCCCAGCTATCTAGTGCCCGTTCTGCTGGCAGCGATTCGTTTCTGCAAAAGCTGAGAGAGCTTTGTCGTTCCCGGCGGCGCTGGTTGAATCCCTTTTTTCGCTTCGTTGCCAGTGCTTCTGTTGCTCGGACCACTCCCGTTCGCAATGGGCCTCCGCCAGTGAAGGTCCGGGCTCGGTATCATTCCAGTGGTCCCACCTTTGGCCAGGTATTGGCGGCTCGCCAGCAGGCCGAATACTCCAGTTATGTGCTCTGCGAGGATGGCATTATTCGACCTAAGAATAGGCTGGGTGCAGCAAGACGCAAGAGGCCTTTACCACCACACCGACCCAAGTCGGCGGTAGTGCTGCGGAGCTGGTGGGGAGTGCTGTTGTTGCTGCTGGTCGGTGTCTGGGAAATGTTCAGGCGATAA
- the mobB gene encoding molybdopterin-guanine dinucleotide biosynthesis protein B, which yields MKPAVVSVAAKSGTGKTTLVVKLISELKRRGYRVGAVKHDGHGFSMDKKGKDSWRFTEAGSDITMVTSRDKIAMIRQNPDRQEPPLEETIARYFGEVDIVITEGFKKNTLPKIEVHRRECRSELLYRGESHDPNLLAVASDEPLDLDVPVFDLNDTSGICDLIESRFLS from the coding sequence ATGAAACCCGCCGTCGTTTCGGTGGCCGCCAAAAGCGGCACCGGCAAAACTACCCTGGTAGTGAAGTTGATCAGTGAATTGAAGCGACGGGGCTACCGTGTCGGTGCCGTCAAGCACGATGGCCACGGCTTTTCCATGGACAAAAAAGGCAAGGATTCCTGGCGCTTTACCGAGGCGGGATCCGACATCACCATGGTTACTTCCCGAGACAAAATAGCGATGATTCGGCAAAATCCCGATCGGCAGGAACCGCCTTTAGAAGAAACCATCGCTCGCTATTTCGGCGAGGTCGATATCGTCATCACCGAAGGTTTTAAAAAGAACACCCTGCCAAAAATCGAGGTCCACCGCCGGGAATGCCGTAGCGAACTGCTTTATCGGGGTGAAAGTCACGACCCGAATCTGCTCGCTGTGGCTTCCGACGAGCCTCTCGATCTTGACGTGCCGGTCTTTGACCTGAATGACACCAGCGGCATCTGCGACCTCATTGAGAGCCGCTTTTTAAGCTAA
- the cbiE gene encoding precorrin-6y C5,15-methyltransferase (decarboxylating) subunit CbiE: MKKIYVVGAGVQGQEGFSGRALELVKSCEVLMGRAEHLALFPEFPGETVLIDNNFSEIAERLRQSDRQTVVLASGDPLFFGIGRRLLRNFSAEDLEFVPNVSSVQYAFAKLKEPWDDAIFLSAQGRGIEGSVDRIVANDKAAILTDAINTPAAIAAELVKRGRDGYKAYLCENLGTTEERIVTTDVRGLLEISAAPLNVLILIKEYDAGGEEHVPTLGIPDEEFAAARKLITHEEVRVVTLAKLKLRHDMVLWDIGAGSGSVSIEADHLLPNGRIFAVERNKQCIDYIKQNFRKFNVRQARLVEGEAPACFDGMPDPDRVFIGGSGGNLWDILQAVDERLPAEGRVVINAMTFDTLTAASEYFSNAGYQLEITTINVARTRPSTEYKMFEAHNPVYIIVAIKE, translated from the coding sequence ATGAAAAAGATCTATGTTGTCGGTGCTGGAGTGCAAGGTCAGGAAGGTTTTAGTGGCAGGGCTCTGGAACTGGTCAAGTCCTGTGAGGTTCTCATGGGGCGGGCCGAACATCTGGCACTGTTCCCTGAATTTCCCGGTGAGACGGTCCTGATCGACAATAATTTTTCCGAAATTGCCGAACGCCTTAGACAGAGCGATCGACAGACGGTGGTGTTGGCCTCAGGCGATCCGCTCTTTTTCGGCATCGGTCGACGACTGTTGCGCAATTTTTCTGCTGAGGATTTGGAGTTCGTGCCCAACGTCAGTTCGGTGCAGTACGCTTTTGCCAAGCTCAAAGAGCCCTGGGACGATGCCATTTTTCTTTCTGCCCAGGGGCGCGGTATCGAAGGGTCGGTCGATCGTATTGTCGCCAACGATAAGGCGGCTATACTGACCGATGCCATTAACACCCCGGCGGCTATCGCGGCCGAGCTGGTGAAGAGGGGCCGCGACGGTTATAAGGCCTACCTGTGCGAAAACCTGGGCACCACTGAAGAGCGTATTGTTACCACCGATGTGCGCGGCCTGCTCGAAATCAGTGCGGCTCCTCTCAATGTGCTGATACTGATTAAGGAATACGATGCCGGGGGCGAAGAGCATGTGCCGACCCTGGGCATCCCCGACGAGGAGTTCGCCGCGGCGCGTAAGCTGATCACCCACGAAGAGGTGCGGGTGGTGACTCTGGCCAAGCTCAAGTTGCGCCATGACATGGTTTTGTGGGATATCGGCGCCGGGTCGGGCTCAGTCAGTATCGAGGCCGATCATCTGTTGCCAAATGGTCGTATTTTCGCTGTAGAACGCAATAAGCAGTGTATCGACTATATCAAGCAGAATTTCCGCAAATTCAATGTTCGTCAGGCTCGCCTGGTGGAAGGGGAGGCTCCGGCCTGTTTCGATGGGATGCCCGATCCCGATCGGGTCTTCATCGGCGGCTCCGGAGGTAATCTGTGGGATATTCTTCAGGCCGTTGATGAGCGGCTTCCGGCCGAGGGTCGGGTTGTCATTAACGCCATGACTTTCGACACTCTCACAGCGGCCAGCGAATATTTCTCCAATGCCGGCTACCAGCTGGAAATCACCACGATCAATGTGGCCCGCACCAGACCATCCACTGAATACAAGATGTTTGAAGCCCACAATCCGGTCTATATCATTGTGGCGATAAAAGAGTAA
- a CDS encoding c-type cytochrome, giving the protein MRIVNVWIGLLCLLIVLPQSAGALVAGERPGIQYSDQVLFLAKKIVEDGRVAWISLAYEDPRSSKTCRNFFDVLGGRELFADIPENSWLLVDFELRSLVVDSGFSGDADVTGVEVCHDYTACCRERDRRAAAKAVEPQTEVAEKPMPDKTTQGKPSTLDEVGERLLVGRRLVKAARCRGCHTLEGFGADHAPSLTWRRHKYEPNWLADYLAAPYRMRPAMNNLMMLAYTSPNAVPNLQPSELKAVADYLQQLAWMTSPAKDFRLEPWQDYNCFDCHARLFMEKPLSFEPTPISGSLPSKVAASASLRSCLACHAFGDQQPADKLPAPMALAPDLLLAVEKLHIDYLQAYLEDPGYVQPGSQMPRLNLTEAQLLELRQLFKELKESLAAGAIKPVHRYYRMEKETAK; this is encoded by the coding sequence ATGCGTATAGTGAATGTCTGGATAGGGTTGCTCTGTTTGCTGATAGTGCTTCCCCAGTCTGCGGGGGCACTGGTGGCCGGTGAACGGCCCGGGATTCAGTATTCCGACCAAGTGCTGTTTCTGGCGAAGAAAATCGTGGAGGACGGGCGGGTGGCCTGGATTTCTCTGGCCTATGAAGATCCCCGCAGCAGTAAAACCTGTCGCAATTTTTTCGATGTGCTGGGTGGTCGGGAACTGTTTGCTGATATTCCGGAAAATAGCTGGCTGCTGGTCGACTTTGAGCTGCGCAGTCTGGTCGTCGATTCGGGATTTTCCGGTGATGCCGATGTGACCGGGGTAGAAGTCTGCCATGATTACACTGCCTGCTGCCGTGAACGGGACCGGCGCGCTGCGGCAAAAGCCGTTGAGCCGCAGACCGAGGTGGCAGAAAAGCCAATGCCAGACAAGACAACCCAGGGAAAACCATCGACCCTGGATGAGGTTGGCGAACGGTTGCTGGTTGGCCGGCGGCTGGTCAAGGCCGCCCGCTGCCGAGGGTGCCATACCCTTGAAGGATTCGGTGCCGATCATGCACCGAGCCTGACCTGGCGCCGCCACAAATACGAGCCCAATTGGCTGGCGGATTATCTGGCGGCCCCCTATCGTATGCGACCGGCCATGAATAACCTGATGATGCTGGCCTACACCTCTCCCAATGCGGTGCCCAACCTGCAGCCTTCCGAACTCAAAGCGGTAGCCGATTATTTGCAGCAGCTGGCCTGGATGACCTCGCCGGCCAAGGATTTTCGCCTCGAGCCGTGGCAGGACTACAATTGCTTCGATTGCCATGCGCGTCTTTTTATGGAAAAACCATTATCCTTTGAGCCTACCCCCATCAGTGGTTCGCTGCCCTCAAAAGTTGCCGCCAGCGCTTCCTTGCGCAGCTGCCTGGCCTGCCATGCCTTCGGCGATCAGCAGCCGGCCGATAAGCTTCCGGCCCCCATGGCATTGGCGCCCGACCTGTTGCTGGCCGTGGAAAAGCTGCATATCGACTATCTGCAGGCCTATCTGGAAGACCCCGGTTATGTTCAGCCAGGTTCGCAGATGCCGCGCCTCAATCTCACCGAGGCGCAACTGCTGGAGCTTCGACAACTGTTCAAGGAGCTTAAGGAATCCCTGGCCGCGGGGGCTATAAAGCCGGTGCATCGTTATTATCGTATGGAAAAAGAGACGGCCAAGTAA
- the cobC gene encoding alpha-ribazole phosphatase produces MLRHGEVEGHGEPRYNGQQDVALTSRGRDHYRQLVERLKSRPIQAVYSSDLSRCLEGAEMLAAVHGLVPTPLQALRELHAGEWEGRPWSELQARYPQEWQSRLDDLVHYRIPGGENLLDLRQRARSAVAEITARHKGQEVIVVAHGGINRVLLLDALDAPLDKVLSLSQFYGCMNILDYGAGGRVSVQLING; encoded by the coding sequence TTGCTGCGGCACGGCGAGGTCGAAGGGCACGGCGAGCCGCGCTACAACGGTCAACAGGATGTGGCTTTGACCTCCCGGGGGCGAGATCATTACCGGCAGTTGGTCGAGCGCCTTAAATCGCGGCCGATTCAGGCTGTTTATAGCAGCGATTTGTCCCGCTGTTTAGAGGGAGCTGAAATGCTGGCGGCCGTCCACGGTCTGGTGCCGACTCCTTTGCAGGCATTGCGTGAGTTGCATGCCGGCGAGTGGGAAGGTCGACCCTGGAGCGAATTACAGGCCCGTTATCCTCAGGAATGGCAGTCGCGGCTCGATGATCTTGTCCACTACCGCATTCCAGGCGGGGAAAACCTGCTCGATCTCCGACAGCGGGCCCGTTCGGCTGTCGCCGAAATCACTGCGCGGCATAAGGGGCAGGAGGTCATCGTGGTGGCTCACGGCGGCATCAACCGGGTTTTGCTGCTGGATGCTCTCGATGCCCCTCTGGACAAAGTGCTGTCTCTGTCCCAGTTCTACGGCTGTATGAATATCCTCGATTACGGAGCGGGTGGCCGGGTTTCTGTTCAGTTGATTAACGGTTGA
- a CDS encoding ferritin-like domain-containing protein — protein MFEHIDVQDAIKRSIQTEKKAMLFYRMAARHMQNSEARRLFETLANEEREHAQQFYRLYKRDDLPDFDSFMDSASESEKEWLSSREKILLSDLGVRKAMELAMHKELKLEKQLREIAANIKNPEVRGVFEENAKSTNHHYQLIESEYAHLMGMVHETDIDTYVRE, from the coding sequence ATGTTTGAACATATCGATGTTCAGGACGCCATCAAACGCTCGATCCAGACCGAGAAAAAGGCCATGCTTTTTTATCGAATGGCGGCCCGACACATGCAAAACAGCGAAGCACGGCGCCTCTTTGAGACGCTGGCTAATGAAGAGCGGGAACATGCCCAGCAGTTCTATCGCCTCTATAAGCGCGATGATCTCCCTGACTTCGACAGTTTCATGGACAGTGCCAGCGAATCGGAAAAAGAATGGCTTTCTTCGCGCGAAAAGATTTTGTTGAGTGACCTCGGCGTACGTAAGGCCATGGAACTGGCCATGCACAAGGAACTGAAGCTTGAAAAGCAACTGAGGGAGATCGCCGCCAACATCAAAAACCCCGAAGTGCGCGGGGTCTTTGAAGAAAATGCCAAATCGACCAACCACCATTATCAGTTGATCGAATCGGAATATGCCCATCTGATGGGCATGGTGCACGAAACGGATATCGACACCTACGTCCGCGAATAA
- a CDS encoding glycosyltransferase, which yields MRILFVVPEQPRTTGNWVTALRHQQGLVSLGHEVRLVATAGSAACLERQVEEFAPDLVHMLHAYRSGLPWLGCRQQALIPSIVSLTGTDLNHGMDSAEQGPQIRTVLEQAAAIIIQNRLTVDSFAADLPGLAPRLHHLAPGVSLGDDPYPLRQRKSIPASDIIFLLPAGIRPVKANLELLQLFDPVAEAAPFCRLLFCGSILDPDYGQHFLEELKVRPWAQYLGEIPAAAMAAALREVDVILNHSISEGLPNVLLEASALGRPILARDIPGNRAAFTPEVNGLLYDSSERFIRQALALARNTALRQRLTRPLQKFRTSLDEALQLEKIYQRLATGLSRNSSSCKMAGCISTADL from the coding sequence GTGCGAATTTTGTTTGTGGTTCCCGAACAGCCCCGTACCACCGGCAATTGGGTGACCGCTCTGCGCCATCAACAGGGGCTGGTCTCTCTTGGACATGAAGTGCGGCTGGTGGCGACGGCTGGTTCTGCAGCTTGCCTGGAACGTCAGGTGGAAGAATTCGCTCCAGATTTGGTTCACATGCTACATGCCTATCGGTCAGGGCTGCCTTGGCTGGGATGCCGGCAGCAGGCACTTATTCCGTCGATAGTATCCCTGACCGGAACCGATCTGAATCACGGCATGGACAGCGCCGAGCAGGGGCCGCAGATTCGTACGGTACTGGAGCAGGCTGCGGCCATCATCATCCAAAATCGTCTGACCGTGGATTCTTTTGCGGCGGACCTTCCCGGCCTGGCCCCTCGCCTGCACCATTTAGCTCCCGGCGTTAGCCTGGGAGATGATCCATACCCCCTGAGACAAAGGAAGTCCATTCCCGCCTCCGATATTATCTTCCTTCTTCCAGCCGGCATTCGTCCCGTTAAAGCGAATCTGGAACTCCTGCAACTTTTTGATCCGGTCGCGGAGGCGGCACCCTTTTGCCGCCTGCTTTTTTGCGGCTCAATTCTTGACCCGGACTATGGTCAACACTTTCTGGAGGAGTTAAAGGTGCGCCCCTGGGCCCAGTACCTCGGTGAGATTCCAGCCGCTGCCATGGCCGCGGCGCTCCGCGAGGTCGACGTGATCCTGAATCATTCTATCAGCGAGGGATTGCCCAATGTTCTGCTCGAAGCGTCTGCTCTTGGCCGACCAATACTGGCACGGGATATCCCTGGTAATCGGGCGGCATTCACACCGGAAGTTAACGGCTTGCTCTACGATTCTTCGGAACGTTTTATCCGTCAGGCCTTGGCTTTAGCCCGAAACACAGCCCTTCGCCAACGGTTAACCCGGCCCTTGCAAAAGTTCCGGACTTCTCTGGATGAGGCGTTGCAGCTTGAAAAAATCTACCAACGTCTGGCGACGGGTCTGTCCCGGAACTCCTCTTCTTGCAAAATGGCAGGTTGCATATCAACCGCCGACCTATAG
- a CDS encoding aldehyde dehydrogenase family protein — protein MVEQKINAMIETAKVALEDFKKLNQEQTDAICEAVANAVEAKKEELAKMAVEETGLGNVADKTIKNHFGSTVIWNDMKGVKTVGVVKDENDIIEIAEPVGVVAGITPTTNPTSTVCFKILSALKSRNVIVLGFHPRAQKCCETTAQLCLDAAIAAGAPANCIQWITEPSMEATSALMTNPGVDVILATGGGAMVKAAYSSGNPAFGVGAGGCPVYVASDADIDQAMEDTLLSKCFDNGVVCASEQNLIFDDAAVAEKAVAKLQEIGAYLVNEDEKAKLEKLYFGDCYVVSGKVVGQPATKIAEMAGFSVPEGTRALLVGPLKGMQDEEPMSREKLSPSLGYMVVEGKDAAIERCAELLKKGGAGHTAGIHSASDETCIEFASKVDANRVTFNSPTSHGAIGGLFNVMIPSLTLGCGSQGNNITTDNVSFRNLVSIKRAARRVVQG, from the coding sequence ATGGTAGAACAAAAAATCAACGCAATGATCGAAACGGCCAAAGTGGCCCTGGAAGATTTCAAAAAGCTCAACCAGGAGCAGACCGACGCCATCTGCGAAGCGGTAGCTAATGCCGTGGAAGCGAAAAAAGAAGAACTGGCCAAAATGGCTGTTGAAGAGACCGGCCTCGGTAACGTAGCTGACAAGACCATCAAGAACCACTTCGGTTCCACTGTGATCTGGAACGACATGAAGGGCGTGAAGACCGTTGGCGTCGTTAAGGACGAAAACGACATCATCGAAATCGCCGAGCCCGTTGGCGTAGTGGCCGGTATCACCCCGACCACCAACCCCACCTCCACCGTTTGCTTCAAGATCCTGTCTGCCCTTAAGAGCCGCAATGTGATCGTTCTCGGTTTCCACCCCCGCGCTCAGAAGTGCTGCGAGACCACCGCTCAGCTGTGCCTCGACGCAGCCATCGCTGCTGGCGCTCCTGCTAACTGCATCCAGTGGATCACTGAGCCTTCCATGGAAGCTACCAGCGCCCTGATGACCAACCCCGGTGTGGACGTGATCCTGGCTACCGGCGGCGGTGCCATGGTTAAAGCTGCTTACAGCTCCGGTAACCCCGCTTTCGGCGTTGGCGCCGGCGGCTGCCCCGTTTATGTTGCCAGCGATGCAGATATCGACCAGGCCATGGAAGACACCCTGCTGTCCAAATGCTTCGACAACGGCGTGGTTTGCGCTTCCGAGCAGAACCTGATCTTCGACGACGCTGCCGTGGCTGAAAAGGCCGTTGCCAAGCTGCAGGAAATCGGCGCTTACCTGGTTAACGAAGACGAAAAAGCCAAGCTCGAAAAGCTCTACTTCGGCGACTGCTATGTTGTTTCCGGCAAGGTTGTTGGCCAGCCCGCGACCAAGATTGCCGAAATGGCCGGTTTCTCCGTGCCCGAAGGTACCCGCGCCCTGCTGGTCGGTCCTCTCAAGGGTATGCAGGACGAAGAGCCCATGAGCCGCGAAAAACTTTCCCCGTCCCTCGGCTACATGGTTGTCGAAGGCAAGGACGCCGCTATCGAGCGTTGCGCCGAGCTGCTGAAAAAAGGCGGCGCCGGTCACACTGCCGGTATCCACTCCGCCAGCGATGAAACCTGCATCGAGTTCGCCAGCAAGGTTGACGCTAACCGCGTTACCTTCAACTCGCCCACCAGCCACGGTGCCATCGGCGGCCTGTTCAACGTTATGATCCCTTCGTTGACCCTCGGTTGCGGCTCCCAAGGCAACAACATCACCACCGACAACGTTAGCTTCCGTAACCTGGTCAGCATCAAGCGTGCTGCCCGTCGCGTGGTACAAGGTTAA
- a CDS encoding sirohydrochlorin chelatase, whose product MIDGQAMNETGCKTAVLLIGHGSTRPEVKSAFCALADLVRAGSDNRLVEVAFLSCGEPTIAGGIDRCVEQGARRIVLCPYFLFAGSHVRNDLPAAMAAAGQRYPELELLLAEPLGVHAKLGEVVCERVAEALGKSTVTAE is encoded by the coding sequence ATGATAGACGGGCAGGCCATGAATGAGACAGGGTGCAAAACGGCAGTGCTGTTGATCGGTCATGGCTCGACTCGGCCGGAGGTCAAGTCGGCTTTTTGTGCCCTGGCCGACCTGGTGCGAGCCGGCAGCGACAACAGGTTGGTGGAGGTTGCCTTTTTGTCCTGCGGCGAGCCGACTATTGCCGGCGGCATTGATCGCTGCGTAGAGCAGGGGGCCCGGCGTATCGTGTTGTGTCCCTACTTTCTGTTTGCCGGTAGCCATGTACGCAATGATCTGCCCGCTGCCATGGCTGCCGCCGGGCAGAGATACCCGGAGCTGGAACTGCTGCTGGCCGAGCCGCTGGGGGTTCACGCCAAGCTCGGGGAAGTTGTCTGCGAGCGGGTTGCGGAGGCCCTGGGAAAATCCACCGTTACGGCCGAATGA
- a CDS encoding SemiSWEET family sugar transporter, translating to MFWIGILGGLLVATGFVPQIIKALQTRSTADLSIWMLLIIFVGGLFYTTYAVQVGNPVFVAMNGLATANTTILLILKLRFR from the coding sequence ATGTTCTGGATTGGTATCCTGGGCGGATTGCTGGTAGCCACTGGCTTTGTTCCGCAAATCATCAAGGCGCTTCAGACCCGTTCGACAGCGGACCTGTCGATCTGGATGTTGTTGATTATCTTTGTCGGAGGACTGTTCTACACCACCTATGCAGTTCAGGTCGGTAACCCGGTGTTTGTCGCCATGAACGGTCTGGCAACGGCCAATACCACTATTTTGCTGATACTTAAGCTTCGTTTTCGCTGA
- the yihA gene encoding ribosome biogenesis GTP-binding protein YihA/YsxC, which produces MIIKSADFVKSATRPANYPPGDFKEVAFAGRSNVGKSSLINVLVNRRGLVRTSSTPGRTQLLNFFDINGEFYLVDLPGYGFAKVPLAVKKQWGPMVRTYLEGRENLRALLLLFDIRRVPQQEEIQLLDWLEELQVPTIPIITKVDKITRSRRERQILPILEATGLPRDAFTLFSALTREGRDEIWERIDAALDDDAQPVFVDEDD; this is translated from the coding sequence GTGATCATTAAATCAGCTGATTTTGTTAAGAGCGCCACTCGTCCGGCGAACTATCCGCCAGGCGATTTCAAGGAAGTGGCCTTTGCCGGTCGTAGTAACGTAGGGAAGAGCTCCCTGATTAATGTTCTGGTCAACCGCCGCGGTCTGGTCCGGACATCCTCGACTCCGGGGCGCACTCAGTTGCTTAACTTCTTCGATATTAACGGCGAGTTCTACCTGGTCGATCTACCGGGCTATGGTTTTGCCAAGGTACCTTTAGCGGTGAAAAAACAGTGGGGCCCAATGGTCCGGACCTATCTGGAAGGTCGGGAGAATCTACGGGCACTATTATTGCTGTTTGATATTCGCAGGGTGCCACAGCAGGAAGAGATACAACTGCTTGATTGGTTGGAAGAACTTCAGGTTCCGACGATCCCGATTATCACTAAAGTCGATAAAATTACCCGCAGCCGCCGGGAAAGGCAGATTCTACCGATTCTTGAAGCCACCGGTTTGCCAAGGGACGCGTTCACTCTCTTTTCCGCCTTGACCCGCGAAGGGCGCGATGAGATCTGGGAACGCATCGATGCTGCCCTTGACGATGATGCCCAGCCGGTGTTTGTTGATGAGGATGATTGA